The nucleotide window TTTTCACACATTTCCACCCTTTCTCAATCAGGAATACATATCGCCCATCCCTACCCACCTCAAAAAGCTTAGACTCAATCACAACACGCTTCATGGAGGACATTTTCTAGTGAAAAAGATCACCGCCAAACACCCATAACCACCAACGTCAacgtaaaagaaaaaagagtaaggAGAGAAAAAAGCGTATACATTTATTTAAGCAGAAGTGACTTTTATATTTCCATTTCTTCTCCTTTcatactcaactctcatcttACGTCACATCATTGGTTTTAGCCAGCCATAATAATGAGTTCCAACTTCCACCACCCATAATCATGATGCTAGATTCTATTATTCCAAACTTtgtgttttagaaaatatagaaaaggATTCACAAGAATGAAGGGACTTACCTGATccacaataaataaatcttgATCTAACTTCCCAATAATAAAACCAAGGTTGAACTGCCCAATTACCTATATATAGAAGCAAAGGTTGGTCAAAACCAATTAATCATAGTTGGAACATACAAAATGCCTTGCATTATTAAGGTGGGTCTAAAATTGTGTTTTGAAAAACTAGAAAATCACTCATCACACAGATTAAGTTGGACTATCGTCAAAGAAGCCAAACCCAGACCCATTAAGTCTATATCAAGTGTGTCAAAATATGTGTCTATCCATGAAAAGGATGAAATGacttgtaaaaatatttatttatcacaAGATAAGTCTTTTGCATCAAAACAGAAAATGCAAAAGGATCAGTCAACCAGGCAAGTAAACTGGCCAGGtactttctattttattctcttttttggATCCACTTAATGGTAAACTCAAgctaattttttaatgtatgagaatatataaataatgaacaatgCGCACAACCACCTTCATTCTACCAAAGTCCTCCTTTCTGAAAAGTCTTTCCAATTCAGTGGTAGCTGCCGCTAAAGCCTTTTCCTTTCGATCCTCATTATCTGGCTGAGAAAGCTCCAGAGTTGCAGCAGCATAGCACCTGTCAAAGACCATTAACATTCCAGTCCAGCTAAAAACAGAGCACAATCATAGCTTTTCCTTTTCTGAATGGATTCACTATATAgaccttttcttcttcattattCCAGGTTTGTAATCATTAAACTGGAATGAGGATAGCCTCTGCTGCCTCTTTGCCTTCAAGTCTTCAAAACTAAATTGCAATGTGGAACACATCTGTGCACCAGAAGAAGGCTTTGTAGAATCTAATATGGAACCAGAGGGATCTAAAGgagttaaaattgaaaaatcttaCAGATGCATGGTTGAGATCCTTGCTAGATGAATCAATTGATACTGTAATAGAAGAAGGCACCGCTATCTCTTGATCCACCAGTTCCTGATTGATACAATTCATCAGAAatagaacaataaaaaaaaaaagtaagaaaaaaatagactaCAATGGATAGGAATTACATCTAGGGTTACCTGTAGATAATATCTACCACAAGACCCAGAGTTTCAAGgacgtaaaaaataaaaataaagccaTAAATCAAAGATCTTTTGTTCAAACATGTTATCCAACCTAACATGTCATGCAGGATCAGTGAAAGCTTGTCATTGATTGGTCATGTCACCAGATGAACTTATAATAGAGCTGTTTCTAAATTTGAGACAATTACCTATTACAAATTTGGGAAGTAAAATTAAGCACTGAGGAACACTTaagaagaaagcaaaaaaaaaaaaaaacagcttgtTGCTCTATTCGTTAAGCAGTGACAGATAATAAAGAAATGGGCTTTTAGTTAACATTTATGAGGGAAACTTTAAGCATGAGATGATTCTTTACTAGCGAAAAGTAACGGGTAATCACAACATTCTTGTTTGCGTTAAATACCAAAATAGTATATGTGGTTTGCCTTTTGGACAAATTGGTCCCTATTCTCTAATTTTGAACGTTTTACTCCCTCAGTTTTTAGTTTTGATCGTTTTGATTTTGCATTGGTCCACTATTAATAGTCCGTTAAATATGCCACATCAGCCCCGACGATTGAATTCCATGTGTAAAAAACccgaaaatcattttaaaaaaataatgaaaattctGGGTTTGCCTGGTTCACCTGACCTAGGCGAGACTAGGCATGACCCAAGCTGCGCCTGGGTTTTGCCACCAGGCCACACTTGGGTGTGACGCTCAAGTCATTCTTTCTTAACACCATTTATCATTGGATACTGGTCCATAGTGTTGCTTCTTCTATTACTACTTTTAAGAATTTTCTagattgattttcttttgcTAGTTAGGTGTATCCCTTGTATATTTCATATGTTCTAGGGTATCACCCTTTAATActcaattaaatttatcttatttattaaagaagtattgcaaaagaaaaaagtcaGTCACATCTTATAGCAAGAAAATCATTGAATCTTATTGATgtagaatttaaaataaaattcctaaaaaatgtagatttaaaaattgaaatataaagaagattttttccCTAATACTGGCCTTTTATGTCACATCATTTTAAGATGCGTTTATCAAAGCTGACAGGAAACAAGATTAAATAccaatgataaaaataaaagaaaaagaaaagaatagcaAGTCTAGAGAATAAATAAACACACCTTTCTGGGTTCTGCATCATTAGGATGGCCTCCAGAAGAAAGTGGATTTCCAATTTTACCAAGGATCTTCTCTGCTCGGAGATACTTGGAAGGCTCATTCTCATTCATGACAACAGAATTATCCACCCAATCATTGCCAGCTGAGGATCTAGAAACTGCAGACTGCCTTTTAGACTCACTATCCCTTAAAGGACAAGAAAGAGTTTCATTTCTAAGAACAGGCAGTTCAGATAATGCTGAACTAACATTTTCATGCTTTCTTTTATTGACAGTCACAAATTTGTTGAGTGCGGACTGAACATAGCTTGAACGACTGCTGGAATCTGTACTGGCAACAATTTTATTCTCAACTGCTCGTGTAGAGGGAGAAGAAATTTGATTGGTTTTAGAACTGTTGAGGAGGCCAGTCAATTGCCTACAGTTGTCAGCCCTCTTGGTGCCATGAACTCTAAGAGTAAAATCTTTCTCCATGAATTTGTCATTACAATTTTGGATTGATCCTTCTAAATCATGCAATTTCTGCTGGGTGCCTTCAACATTTTTTAGGGGACTCATACTCTCTGTGACATCCTCCTTAATAACTTTGGGATCACTGGCATCTGGAGATAATTGTTTTAAGAACACAGCAGATTTCTCATGAGGAGAATGCAACTCAGAGCTATATGCCTCCTTAGTATGCTCCTCAACTTCATTAACAGAATAAGAGGCATTACTTGGGGAATATATCTGCTGTAAACCCTCCCTCAGGGCATGCAGTATGGAGCTTTcatcagaaaaaaatattttccttttatcagGAGTTACATTGACATCACATGCTCCTTTCGGAATGGTAAAGTTCATGATTGCAATCGGGTATTGCCGGGAGTTTGCACCTTTATAGAACTCATTCACCAGCTTGCTGACTTTAGGCATATCCACTGGTCGGTCATTTACAAAAAAGAATTGTCTATCTCCCAAGTTGCGTCCGCTACTCTGTCCAGCCTTGGAAAGGAATCCATCAACCTTGCAACTGTCTGATATACATATATTCACAGGCTTTAAGCAGTTAAAGACATTCATGCCAAACACTGTAATGATGTTATCTTTAAGGGAATCACTTCCTTGTGTTTTAAGAACCACAGACTTTGCATTTTTCCCTGTTGTGTTAGAGCAGACTAACCGCACGCCTTTTGCAATTAAGGCATAGgcctgaaaattgaaaaataatgcCTTGGATGACAAACAACTATGAATAAAATGAAACTTATAGCCAGATGCACATAATTGTTTTGTCCAATGGCAGGATGATAATAGGAATGCACTCAGAGCACAATCatgattaaatacaaaaaatggaGTTTTGTTTACAAgtagaaaaacacaaaattttatgTCACATATATGAGAAACTTACATTCAGTAATGAAATAAGCTTCCCATATTCCTTGCGGATATTGCGCTTGAATTCTTTGCTTCGCACTGGTAAATTGGAGAACAACTTCTTAACAGTAACTGTGGTACCAATTTGACGTGCAGTTTTCTTTTCAGCTGCCAATGAGCCGGAATGGTCATAAGTCAAGTGTGTTGCAACTGACTCATTCTTTGTCCTAGTCTCAACAGTCAAATTCCCTAAAGCACAAAGAGAACTCAATGCCTCCCCTCTGAAGCCAAATGTGGTCAATGACTGAAGATCAGGaaattcagataattttgatgtatGATGCTTGAGCGCCAAAACCTGCAATAATTtgaaaacaataattatatgCTACGCTGTGCAATGAACAATTAATGACAAtaacagaaattaaaaattctctAGAAAAACCAAAGTTGGCTGAAATACGAGTGcattgaaaagaaatgagcaGAAATTTCAACAACTAAGTGCATTATACACTACTTTTCCTCCAAAATGGATTTACTGAGTGAGCAGAATTTCAACATCTTCTATCCATAATTTCATGGAGAAAGTTTTTCTCAAATAAGTGACGATAATGAATATTTGCTGTTCTCCTCTTTCTATATCTTTTTGTGTGATAACCCAACATCCTCTGTTTCTATAAATTAGGAGGACAATCGGCATTGGATGGCTCAAACTTGTAGGGATAACTCTCGTTTCCTAGGCACTGGCTGCCATGGCCCAAATGAAAGTCAAAAGACTTGTAGCTCATAATTCAAGTGGACATGTAGGTCATATTCATACAGGTTTCTCATGTTGAACCATAGGTTGAATTCAATCGCTACAAATTCGAATCTTTATCATGTATTAATGATGATAGATGCATTTGCCATAGTGTTAGCATTAGGGTGAACCAGGGTAAAATATATCAGATTTGGTTATGTTTCAAGAGAAGACCTTTACGCATTCGTTCcatctccatgcatgatttcaTGATATTCTGTACGGCAGACCCGTATCAAATATATAGCGGATTTGGACGCTCTAGCTAAAACGAATCCTATTTTGGCAATGAGCTACTCCATTACCATGTTCTCATGTCAAAGTTAAGCAATGCAAGATACTGTGAGCGAGAGAAACTCAAGTCCCATCAACAAAACGCCTATTGAACTCAAACAAAAGGACTTAACAGGATCAGAATCTCTGTTCACAAATAAAAGTTGCGCTTTGCTACACTACCAGACAAACGAAATCCCTACTAGAAATAATAAGGCACcccattttttggaaaaaagaacacaaaagtACCTCGAAGTTATTGGGTGAAATGCCGGACCCATTGTCGATGACCTGGAACCACTCTTCGCCGTACTCTTTCAGAGCGATTTCAATGCTGGTGGCGCCGGCGTCCAAGCTGTTCTCGACCAATTCTTTTACAGCGGACGAGAGGTTCAGAATCACTTGGCCGGAGCAGATTCTGTGAACCGCGCCTTTGTTTATAGGTTTTATCACGGTTGGAGAATCAGCTGGAGTCACTGCTGCTTCCATCGAAGCCCTAATTGGAGGAATTCTCACATAATAGACGACGAATTCAGAATCGCAGAGTGATTTTCTGCGAAAGGAGAGAGCACGAGAGAAACCCTAGTTGGCTGTTACTGTTTCCAGATTTTGCCGCCAAAACTAAGGCTGAAAGTGAAGCTGATTTAGGATGTGTTTGGACgaataagttgagttgagatgataaaatattattataatattattttttaatattattattattttagaatttaaaaaagttgaattgtttattatattttatattgaaatttgaaaaagttgtaataataagttgagatgaattgagatgaatttgtgATCCAAACTCAACCTTAGTTTCTATTTGGACGTTGAGCTAggttgaattaaattttttataaatagtaataagttaaGTAAAAGCAttctcatttgattttttttataaatagtaataagttgagtaagagcactcttattagatttagtttttagttaatctaatgaaaatttaactattaaaccataaaatgtaTCACATTAGAATAGCTGTATTTGGAATATAATTACAGTAACTTCTaaagttattttcaaatttgaaagatactgtttattcatcaaatctattttatatcatttgtttctctctcctgAAGTCtccatcaatatttttttagtttttatttttaatccataatttaaatagaatatgattactaattaatatataatattatgaatagtaaaatataataaaataaaataatttcataattaaaatatttttgaaattgatatattaatttgagttagtgatatattaatttaataagaatatgattattaattaatatataataggtagaatagtaaaatatgataaaataaaataaattaataattaaaaaaattaaatatttttgaaattattagttattcattactatataataaataaatgtataatctaatgtggaaatttgatgtgaataattaaaatcaaattcatcttatattattttattattatataatgaaaaaatagatattctaatgtggagatttatgtgaatgaaatagctaaaagtcaaatttctcttacattcatcaaaaatgtcatttaactttagctaatccaatgagagtgctctaatagAGGAAGTTATATGAAATCTATCTAAACtaagtttaaaatgtgtttagatattaagataaatttaatattttttataagaaattaaaaaaaattgtaaatcatatgtataaagatgttttaacttgaaaaaatttatggattCCACGTATAAGAAGGTTTTAAGTTagaatgagtttagtaatttaaaagttggatgtttagatgttaaactcatcttaaaattagattgaactcaaCTGAACTCAGCTGAATTTGAAAACCAAGCACAGCCTCCTCAAAAAATCaccctttattttttcaaagggCAAAATACATTATAACGATGGAAAATGGTTTATTGGGTCAGTCATAAATTTTTAGATGTAaggatatttatttttttggtacaAAACAAAAACGAGTTTTGGCGTGTAAATTTAAATAGGGAAACCGAAAAATCGATCCTGACCAAACCGATTGGTCCGATTTTGAATTGGTCCAGTCCGAGACccgttcctatattatgaaaaccgatTAGACATGGTCCGACTTTGGTTCTGTCGTTTTCGGGACCGGAttgattgggaaaaaaaatatatatatatatatatatataaagtaattttatatattatacaaaatattttttatatataaattttatatataatatataattatatatgaaatttttatatatgatatatataattatatatcatatgaaataatttcattaatattagtatagtatgataccatgatatatattagtattatactaTGATATTACTTATTAGCATAATCGAAAATCGATAAAAATCGGAGATATCGGTTTAGGAGGGCAACCgatgcgtaatcgattttgaaaaatgcaaaatcgATACATACTGGTTCAGttctaaattttgtctaaaactggaccggactggaccgattacacccttaTTCATATTTCATCGGTGCTTGAggttttattcataaatttttttaataatattaaatataattttaaagtgtataaattcagacaatatctttaaaaaaatagacaaatcatgaaaaaaataaaattttcatatagatATTAGATATATctcatattcttttaaaagattagcacaaaatttgcatattctaaatctaaaactatataaatcatctttttattcttttagatCCGGTTATATTTTGCAACGAAAAATGCTAGTGGAGTCACTCAAAGTTACcgttcaattattttaatttttttacttaattattaaggaaGTGTTAGTGAAATTGtgtgttgttttattttttcttaatgattaaggatattaaagaattattgaaaaaaatgaaaagggaaaaaaaaaagactagcGATATGTCCAATGGTAACCGCTGGCTGGCTAGCACTGTCCATTTGCAATTAGCATCCGTACAATCACGTCAAAAAGATAACCAAATTCTTTTTTACCGAATTTGGTGGTTATTAAATACTATTACTGTCTATGAGCGATTGATTCCTTGACAACGTTTCATCTTTTTTCCACCcaaaatgtgaataaaatattaattctttaGTATTACTGAAACTAAATTAAAAGACGTATAttcttatagaaaaaaaattagttaatattaataaCCCTATTTGgtagtactttttttaaataaacactttaataag belongs to Juglans regia cultivar Chandler chromosome 8, Walnut 2.0, whole genome shotgun sequence and includes:
- the LOC108985658 gene encoding DNA mismatch repair protein PMS1 isoform X1: MEAAVTPADSPTVIKPINKGAVHRICSGQVILNLSSAVKELVENSLDAGATSIEIALKEYGEEWFQVIDNGSGISPNNFEVLALKHHTSKLSEFPDLQSLTTFGFRGEALSSLCALGNLTVETRTKNESVATHLTYDHSGSLAAEKKTARQIGTTVTVKKLFSNLPVRSKEFKRNIRKEYGKLISLLNAYALIAKGVRLVCSNTTGKNAKSVVLKTQGSDSLKDNIITVFGMNVFNCLKPVNICISDSCKVDGFLSKAGQSSGRNLGDRQFFFVNDRPVDMPKVSKLVNEFYKGANSRQYPIAIMNFTIPKGACDVNVTPDKRKIFFSDESSILHALREGLQQIYSPSNASYSVNEVEEHTKEAYSSELHSPHEKSAVFLKQLSPDASDPKVIKEDVTESMSPLKNVEGTQQKLHDLEGSIQNCNDKFMEKDFTLRVHGTKRADNCRQLTGLLNSSKTNQISSPSTRAVENKIVASTDSSSRSSYVQSALNKFVTVNKRKHENVSSALSELPVLRNETLSCPLRDSESKRQSAVSRSSAGNDWVDNSVVMNENEPSKYLRAEKILGKIGNPLSSGGHPNDAEPRKELVDQEIAVPSSITVSIDSSSKDLNHASMCSTLQFSFEDLKAKRQQRLSSFQFNDYKPGIMKKKRCYAAATLELSQPDNEDRKEKALAAATTELERLFRKEDFGRMKVIGQFNLGFIIGKLDQDLFIVDQHAADEKYNFEHLSQSTVLNQQPLLRPLRLELSPEEEVVASMHMHTIRKNGFSLDEDPHAPPGRRFILKAVPFSKNVTFGVEDVKDLISTLADSQGECSIIGSYKMDTYDSVCPTRVRAMLASRACRSSVMIGDALGRNEMQKILQHLAELKSPWNCPHGRPTMRHLVDLTTIHKSSEEKDANL
- the LOC108985658 gene encoding DNA mismatch repair protein PMS1 isoform X2 — translated: MEAAVTPADSPTVIKPINKGAVHRICSGQVILNLSSAVKELVENSLDAGATSIEIALKEYGEEWFQVIDNGSGISPNNFEVLALKHHTSKLSEFPDLQSLTTFGFRGEALSSLCALGNLTVETRTKNESVATHLTYDHSGSLAAEKKTARQIGTTVTVKKLFSNLPVRSKEFKRNIRKEYGKLISLLNAYALIAKGVRLVCSNTTGKNAKSVVLKTQGSDSLKDNIITVFGMNVFNCLKPVNICISDSCKVDGFLSKAGQSSGRNLGDRQFFFVNDRPVDMPKVSKLVNEFYKGANSRQYPIAIMNFTIPKGACDVNVTPDKRKIFFSDESSILHALREGLQQIYSPSNASYSVNEVEEHTKEAYSSELHSPHEKSAVFLKQLSPDASDPKVIKEDVTESMSPLKNVEGTQQKLHDLEGSIQNCNDKFMEKDFTLRVHGTKRADNCRQLTGLLNSSKTNQISSPSTRAVENKIVASTDSSSRSSYVQSALNKFVTVNKRKHENVSSALSELPVLRNETLSCPLRDSESKRQSAVSRSSAGNDWVDNSVVMNENEPSKYLRAEKILGKIGNPLSSGGHPNDAEPRKELVDQEIAVPSSITVSIDSSSKDLNHASMCSTLQFSFEDLKAKRQQRLSSFQFNDYKPGIMKKKRCYAAATLELSQPDNEDRKEKALAAATTELERLFRKEDFGRMKHAADEKYNFEHLSQSTVLNQQPLLRPLRLELSPEEEVVASMHMHTIRKNGFSLDEDPHAPPGRRFILKAVPFSKNVTFGVEDVKDLISTLADSQGECSIIGSYKMDTYDSVCPTRVRAMLASRACRSSVMIGDALGRNEMQKILQHLAELKSPWNCPHGRPTMRHLVDLTTIHKSSEEKDANL